The genome window TGAGCCAAGCGATGTCGACGGTACGCGCGCAGCATTTCATGCTCGCGTCGTACTGGCTCGCGTCGCCGACGCCGTTCGCCGCACTGCGGCTCGCGGGCGCATCGGTCGCGGCCGCGCTGGCCGCGCAGGCGGCGGTCGCGCTGCTCGCGATCGCCGCGGCCGTCAGCGTATGGCGTCGCACGCACGACATGCGCCTGCGTGGCGCGGTGCTGGCGGTCGCCACGCTGCTGACGACGCCTTATCTGTGGCATTACGAACTCACCTGGCTCGGCATCGCGCTCTTCTGTCTGATCGCGCACGGTCTCGACGAAGGCTGGCTGCCCGGCGACCAGGGCATCCTCGTGATCGCGTGGCTGCTGCCGGTCTTCGAGATGTTCAATCGGCTGATGAAGCTGCCGCAAATCGGGCCGGTCGTGCTGCTCGCGGTGCTGTTGGTCGTCCTGCGTCGCACGGCACTGGCGACACGAGGCCAGCAATGAAAACGCCCTCGTTCGCCCGCCATGCGCATTCCGCCATCGACGTGCATCCGGAACTGCCGATCGCGGGCCCGCGCCGCCGTCCGCACTGGCTCAATCGCGACCGCGTGCGCCTCTATGCGGGCGCCGTGCTCCTGACGGAGCTGCTGTTCATTGGCATCTACCTGGTTCGCATGATCGTGTCGAACCACGGCGCACCCGAGCCGCTGTCGCCGGATTTCTCCCCAATCTGGAGCGCCGCGTGGCTCGCCGCGCACGGGCACGGCGCCGATGCGTGGCATTACGCCACGCTGTTCGCGATCGAGCAGTCGGCGACACCGACGATGACGCTCGCGGGTGGCACGCAACCGTGGCTCTATCCGCCGACGATGCTGCTGCTCGTGCTGCCGCTCGGCTGGCTGCCGTACACGCTGGCGCTCGCACTGTGGCTCGGCGTCACGCTCGCGCTGTTCGCCGCGGCGATCCGGGCGACCGTGCAGCGCGATGCCGCGTGGCTGTGCGCACTGGCGTTCCCCGGCGCGTTCCTCACGGTGATCGTCGGCCAGACGAGCCTCTTCGCGGCTGCGCTCGCCGCCCTCGGCCTGCTCGCGCTGAACCGCCGTCCGGTCGTGGCCGGCATCTGCTTCGGCTTGCTGACGATGAAGCCGCAGCTCGCGGTGCTGTTCCCGCTCGCGCTGCTGTGCGCCGGCCAATGGCGCGCGCTGGCCGCGTGGGCCGCGACGATCGTCGTCGGTGCCCTGCTCGCGACGCTCGCGTTCGGCGTCGGCCCGTGGCTCGCGTTCATGCACACGATCGCCGACGTCTACACGATCGTCGGCACCGGTCATGCGCAGCTCGCGCGCATGCCGACCGCATTCGCGCTCGCGACGCTGGCCAGCTGGCCCGCGCTCGTCGCGCGCGGCCTGCAATTGCTGTCGGCCGCGGCTGCCGCGATCGCCGTCGTCTTCGCGTGGCGCGGCGCCTGTTCGTACGCGCTGCGCGCCGCGACCCTCGCATGCGCGTGCCTGCTCGTCAGCCCCTATCTGTACGACTACGACCTGACGTGGTACGGCATCGTGATCGCGTGGTACGCGCGCTATGCATGGACGCACGGCTGGCGGCACTTCGATCGCGAATGGCTGATGCTGCTGTGGCCGATGCCGCTCGCGGGCCTCGCGATCGTGCCGCATCTGTCGTTCCAGTTCATGCCGCTCGTGACGCTCGCGTCGCTCGCGCTCCTCGTCGGCCGGATCGCCCGGGAACGACGCGACGCGCCGTCGATGCCCGATGCGCGCGACAGCTCGACCGAGACCGCATTCGCCCATCCCGTCCGACCGCATCACCGCCCGGCGCACGGCATGCGCCGCACCGGCCGCCCGACGTTCGGCGCCAGCCGGTAAAGCGACATCACAAGGGGAATCATCATGCGGGAATCCATCTACACGCCGCTCGTCTCGCTGGTCGTGCCGTTCTACAACGAAGGCGAAGCCGTCGAGCGCTTCTTCGACGTCGTGATTCCGTTGTTGAGCGCGATCGACGCGATCCGCTTCGAGATCGTCTGCGTGAACGACGGCAGCCGCGACGACACGCTCGAACGCCTGGTCCGGATCGGCGCCGCCGAGCGGCGCGTGCGCGTCATCGATCTCACCCGCAATTTCGGCAAGGAGGCCGCGCTGACGGCCGGCCTCGACGAAGCCGCCGGCGACGCGGTGATCCCGCTCGACGCCGACCTGCAGGATCCGCCGAGCCTGATTCCGGTGCTGATCGACCACTGGCGCGACGGCGCGGAGGTCGTCGCGGCCAAGCGCAGCAACCGCGCGTGCGATTCGTTCGCGAAGCGCACCGCCGCCGCGATCTACTACCGCGTTCACAACCTGCTGTCGGACGTGAAGCTGCCGGAGAACGTCGGCGATTTCCGGTTGATGGACCGCAAGGTCGTGAACGCGCTGCGCAACCTTCCCGAGCGGCACCGCTTCATGAAAGGACTGTTCGCGTGGGTCGGCTACAAGACCGTGATCGTCGAGTACCAGCGCGATCCGCGCAGCGCCGGGCACTCGAAGTTTTCCGGCTGGAAGCTGTGGAATTTCGCGCTGGAAGGCATCACCAGCTTCAGCACCGTGCCGCTGCGCAGCTGGACCTACATCGGCGTCGGCATCGCGGCGCTCGCGTTCCTGTACGGCACCTTCATCATCCTGCGCACGCTGCTGTTCGGCAATCCGGTGCTGGGCTACGCATCGCTGATCTCGGTCACGCTGTTCATCGGCGGCATCGAGCTGATCGGGATCGGCGTCGTCGGCGAATACGTCGGGAGAATCTACGACGAATCGAAGCAACGGCCCGTCTACCTGATCCGCCGCCGGTACCAGGCGCACGGCAAGGTGATCGAACTGCCGGTCGCGCGCGACGCCCGCCGCCAGCCGCCCCGCCGGCGCGCGCAGCCGGCCAGGGCGCGCATCGGCGCGCGCTGACGTGCGCTTGCCATGATCGGCCTGCTCCAGGCCGAGCGCACGCGGCTCGTGCGCTTCGGCGTGTCCGGTCTCTGCTCGACCGCGATCCACACGCTGGTCGCGACGGCGCTGTTCGCGCTGCTCGATGCGACGCCGGCGAGTGCGAATGCGGTCGCGTTCCTCTGCGCGACCGCGTTCTCGTATCTGGCGAATACGCTGTGGAGCTTCTCGTCGACGGTGCACGCCCGCAACGCGCTGCGCTTTCTCGCGGTCACGCTCGCCGGCTTCGTCGAAACGATGCTGCTCGCGCGCGCCGCCGAGGCGCTGGGTGCGTCGCGCGCGATGGGCGTCGTCGCGATCGCGCTGCTGATCCCGCCGACGACGTTCGTGCTGCACCGGCTCTGGACGTACCGGTAAGCGCCTTTTCCCGTTCCCGCCAATAATCGGACAATCAATTAACAGATTCAATGTCGCTATATTTATGTAACGCATCGATTCGATTGATTCCGATTTCAAAATTAACCCGATAAATTATTTTATCGACCTGTTTACTTTTACAGCTTCCACGTTCAATCAAACGGGATAACCTGCATTCGCCGTCGCTTCTGCATGCGTCGAAACCGGTGAAAACCCTTGCAGCACAATGCGATGGCGGCCGCACGAAGCAATTCGCGCAACGATAAGTTCCATTACTTTAAACGGGAGCTTCTATGTCACGCGTTACCGATGTGCTCGTCTCGTTCGATACCGAAACCATTCTCCAGAAATATCCGAATCCCAGCCGGGATCCGAAAAACCCGACGCTGATCGACTGGAAGCACGTGTACATGGTCACCAACCAGGACAACGTGGTTTCCGGGCAGGCGGGCGGCGAGCTCGACCTGAAAGCGCAGGTGGGCGACCTGATCCGCTGGCGCGAAACGAGCCTGTCGCTCGGCTTCGAAAAACAGGTCATTTTCTACGGCTTCATCGCGAATCAAGGCAAGGACCTGATCTCGCCGCCGACGCCGCGCAAGGCCACCGCGTCGATCCCGATTCCGAATCCGAGCTCGCCGTCGACGCCGACCTGCCAGAAGGTCGACAACTATTACTGGTCGTCGGAAACGCTGTCGGAGGGCCGCGTGACCTACCACTTCTACTTCCAGATCATCGATCGCAACTGTCAGTCGCTGGGCTGCTATCAGTGGGATCCGTTCATTTCGATCCACAACTGATCGTCGATCGCGGCAAGCGGGTGGCCGCGCGGCCGCCCGTGTCATTCCCTTGTTGCGGAGGAAGCGCTCATGTCTGGTCTTCGTTGCGATGTTCTCGCGATCGTCGACGCCGCCACGCTGCTGTCGGCCCATCCCGATGCGAGCCGGAACGCCGATACGCCAACCGTCATCGACGGCCGGCACATCTACGTGATAAGCCCCGTCGACAGTCGGCTCGGTCACAACGACAGCAAGTTCTTCGCCGGCCTGCAACCGGGCGACCAACTCCATCTACGCGAAACCGCGCTCGCGCTACGTGCGGAGGTAACCGTGCTGTTCGTCCGGTTCACGCTGAAGGACGCCGGCATCGTCGCGCCGATCGAAGCGGAAATCCGCGACGCCGCCATGCCGGTGCCGGACGGCGACGACCTGCTGCATCCGTCGTGTCGGCCGATGAAAGACCACTTCTGGCGCAGCGAGGTGCTCGCCGCGGGCGCCACCACGTGCACGGCCGATTTCGCCGTGCTCGATCGCGACGGCGCCGTATCGGGCTATTTCCGCTGGGAAACGGCGATCGAGATCGCCGCCAGCCGGCCCGACACGAAATAGCCGGGCGTCACGCCATAGCGGATCGCGAAGGCTATTTCACGCTGCCGCCGCGTATCGGCTTCAACGCGATCG of Burkholderia sp. NRF60-BP8 contains these proteins:
- a CDS encoding glycosyltransferase family 87 protein — translated: MKTPSFARHAHSAIDVHPELPIAGPRRRPHWLNRDRVRLYAGAVLLTELLFIGIYLVRMIVSNHGAPEPLSPDFSPIWSAAWLAAHGHGADAWHYATLFAIEQSATPTMTLAGGTQPWLYPPTMLLLVLPLGWLPYTLALALWLGVTLALFAAAIRATVQRDAAWLCALAFPGAFLTVIVGQTSLFAAALAALGLLALNRRPVVAGICFGLLTMKPQLAVLFPLALLCAGQWRALAAWAATIVVGALLATLAFGVGPWLAFMHTIADVYTIVGTGHAQLARMPTAFALATLASWPALVARGLQLLSAAAAAIAVVFAWRGACSYALRAATLACACLLVSPYLYDYDLTWYGIVIAWYARYAWTHGWRHFDREWLMLLWPMPLAGLAIVPHLSFQFMPLVTLASLALLVGRIARERRDAPSMPDARDSSTETAFAHPVRPHHRPAHGMRRTGRPTFGASR
- a CDS encoding glycosyltransferase family 2 protein; the protein is MRESIYTPLVSLVVPFYNEGEAVERFFDVVIPLLSAIDAIRFEIVCVNDGSRDDTLERLVRIGAAERRVRVIDLTRNFGKEAALTAGLDEAAGDAVIPLDADLQDPPSLIPVLIDHWRDGAEVVAAKRSNRACDSFAKRTAAAIYYRVHNLLSDVKLPENVGDFRLMDRKVVNALRNLPERHRFMKGLFAWVGYKTVIVEYQRDPRSAGHSKFSGWKLWNFALEGITSFSTVPLRSWTYIGVGIAALAFLYGTFIILRTLLFGNPVLGYASLISVTLFIGGIELIGIGVVGEYVGRIYDESKQRPVYLIRRRYQAHGKVIELPVARDARRQPPRRRAQPARARIGAR
- a CDS encoding GtrA family protein — translated: MIGLLQAERTRLVRFGVSGLCSTAIHTLVATALFALLDATPASANAVAFLCATAFSYLANTLWSFSSTVHARNALRFLAVTLAGFVETMLLARAAEALGASRAMGVVAIALLIPPTTFVLHRLWTYR
- a CDS encoding inclusion body family protein, producing the protein MSRVTDVLVSFDTETILQKYPNPSRDPKNPTLIDWKHVYMVTNQDNVVSGQAGGELDLKAQVGDLIRWRETSLSLGFEKQVIFYGFIANQGKDLISPPTPRKATASIPIPNPSSPSTPTCQKVDNYYWSSETLSEGRVTYHFYFQIIDRNCQSLGCYQWDPFISIHN
- a CDS encoding AidA/PixA family protein, with the protein product MSGLRCDVLAIVDAATLLSAHPDASRNADTPTVIDGRHIYVISPVDSRLGHNDSKFFAGLQPGDQLHLRETALALRAEVTVLFVRFTLKDAGIVAPIEAEIRDAAMPVPDGDDLLHPSCRPMKDHFWRSEVLAAGATTCTADFAVLDRDGAVSGYFRWETAIEIAASRPDTK